One window of the Thermococcus sp. P6 genome contains the following:
- a CDS encoding metalloprotease, with translation MAVRNVGRKELEDLLVSFLVLVLLFSNFELSMLPYASLAVLTAFIFHELAHRQVARRYGYRAYYERWDTGIFLALLLGLASRILTGTTWVFAAIGAVRIHAPYAIDPGETFGRIAFAGPLVNLIIGITAFLVSLWSPSLSLAARTIAEVNVWLALFNLIPFPPLDGFKVFRWNTGLWAVSFGLAYLLLRVV, from the coding sequence ATGGCGGTCCGTAACGTCGGAAGGAAGGAGCTCGAGGACCTGCTGGTTTCATTTCTGGTCCTGGTTCTTCTGTTCTCCAATTTTGAACTTTCCATGCTACCCTACGCATCACTCGCGGTCCTTACGGCGTTCATCTTCCACGAGCTGGCTCACCGTCAGGTTGCCCGGCGGTACGGCTACAGGGCCTACTACGAACGCTGGGACACCGGCATATTTCTGGCCCTCCTCCTCGGGCTGGCCAGTCGCATCCTGACGGGCACGACGTGGGTATTCGCCGCCATCGGTGCCGTCCGGATCCACGCTCCCTACGCAATCGATCCGGGAGAAACCTTTGGAAGGATAGCCTTCGCCGGGCCTCTGGTCAATCTGATCATCGGGATCACGGCGTTTCTGGTATCCCTCTGGTCTCCATCCCTGAGCTTAGCGGCAAGGACCATCGCCGAAGTCAACGTCTGGCTGGCCCTCTTCAACCTGATACCCTTTCCACCCCTCGACGGCTTTAAGGTGTTCAGGTGGAACACAGGCCTATGGGCCGTTAGCTTCGGGCTCGCCTACCTCCTCTTGAGGGTTGTATAA
- the mpgS gene encoding mannosyl-3-phosphoglycerate synthase — translation MLLEAPVYKELFGAVEVHEVQKVIKLDTQTKDVGSFTVLNVPREDIYRTLEDIAIVVPMRNEKLQLVDGVLKAIPHQCPIIIVSNSKREGPNLFKQEVDLVRHFYNLTRSRIVMVHQKDRGLAQAFQEAGYTEILDENGLVRDGKGEGMLIGVLLAKAIGARYVGFVDADNYIPGSVNEYVKDYAAGFLLSESEYSMVRLSWRHKPKVSTRGLYFKKWGRVSEITNRYMNALFGLATNFETNIISTGNAGEHAMSLKLAEIMPFSTGYSVEPFELVYLLETFGSWGKDSHEEVYDSGIEIFQIETLNPHFHEDKGREHVRSMIVSSLGTIYHSKLATEDLRRRILEELRIHSLIGEDEEPPKPRVMPPVETIEVKKWMKTLEENGETLTRFEV, via the coding sequence ATGCTTTTGGAGGCTCCTGTGTATAAGGAACTGTTCGGGGCGGTTGAGGTCCATGAGGTCCAGAAGGTCATCAAGCTGGACACCCAGACGAAGGACGTGGGAAGTTTCACCGTCCTGAACGTTCCGAGGGAGGATATCTACAGAACCCTCGAGGATATCGCCATAGTCGTTCCGATGAGGAACGAGAAGCTTCAACTTGTTGACGGTGTTTTGAAGGCCATACCCCACCAGTGCCCGATAATAATAGTATCCAACAGCAAAAGGGAGGGACCAAACCTCTTTAAGCAGGAGGTGGATCTGGTAAGGCACTTCTACAACCTGACCAGATCCCGGATAGTAATGGTCCACCAGAAGGACAGGGGACTCGCTCAGGCCTTTCAGGAAGCCGGCTACACCGAAATTCTGGACGAAAATGGACTCGTGAGGGACGGCAAGGGTGAGGGGATGCTCATAGGTGTGCTCCTTGCAAAGGCCATAGGGGCAAGGTACGTGGGCTTCGTCGATGCCGACAACTACATCCCCGGTTCGGTTAACGAGTACGTGAAGGATTACGCCGCCGGCTTCCTGCTGAGCGAGAGCGAATATTCGATGGTACGGCTGAGCTGGAGGCACAAACCAAAGGTCAGCACCAGAGGACTCTACTTCAAAAAGTGGGGGCGCGTGAGTGAGATAACCAACAGGTATATGAACGCCCTGTTCGGGCTGGCCACGAACTTCGAGACGAACATCATATCAACGGGAAACGCCGGGGAACATGCGATGAGTTTGAAACTGGCCGAGATAATGCCCTTCTCAACCGGTTACTCTGTGGAGCCCTTTGAACTGGTGTACCTTCTTGAGACCTTTGGAAGCTGGGGCAAAGACTCTCACGAGGAGGTCTATGATAGCGGGATTGAGATCTTCCAGATAGAGACCCTTAACCCCCACTTCCACGAGGACAAGGGAAGGGAGCACGTCAGGAGTATGATCGTGAGCTCTCTGGGAACGATATACCACTCCAAACTCGCCACGGAGGACCTCAGGAGGAGAATACTGGAAGAGCTACGCATTCATTCCCTCATAGGCGAGGACGAAGAACCCCCAAAACCCCGGGTAATGCCCCCCGTTGAGACGATAGAGGTGAAAAAGTGGATGAAGACCCTCGAGGAGAACGGGGAGACGCTCACGCGGTTCGAGGTGTGA
- a CDS encoding ribonuclease Z — translation MLEVIFLGTGGIMPTRERNVPAIALRYNGEILLFDAGEGTVRQMNTAGLSPMKVDKIFITHFHGDHYLGLAALIQTMNLWNRERPLHIYGPKYTFEFVQNFLKTGFFRPGFDIHIHELGESRLKFNGYEVWSFGVEHGVPALGYVFKERDKRGKFLPEKLARYGLSGGPVLGKLEREGRIEWKGRIIHLEDVTGPRRRGVKVAYTGDTRPTERVRLFSEGADLLIHDATYLSPEHRGDSYHSTVGEACEVARRCSAKLLALFHRAFRYSYEEYLEGARFHCGDVNFLVPRDFDVLTHRAGKFDVRNLLEDGG, via the coding sequence ATGCTTGAGGTGATCTTCCTCGGGACGGGCGGCATAATGCCGACCCGCGAGAGAAACGTTCCGGCCATAGCCCTGCGCTATAATGGGGAGATCCTGCTCTTCGATGCCGGCGAGGGGACCGTAAGGCAGATGAACACGGCCGGCCTCAGTCCAATGAAGGTTGATAAGATATTCATCACCCACTTCCACGGCGACCACTACCTCGGTCTGGCGGCGCTAATACAGACGATGAACCTCTGGAACAGGGAAAGGCCCCTCCACATCTACGGTCCAAAGTACACCTTCGAGTTCGTCCAGAACTTTCTGAAAACCGGCTTCTTCAGGCCCGGTTTTGACATCCACATCCACGAGCTCGGCGAGAGCAGGTTGAAGTTCAACGGCTACGAAGTGTGGAGCTTCGGGGTGGAGCACGGGGTTCCCGCGCTGGGCTACGTTTTCAAGGAGAGGGACAAACGGGGGAAGTTCCTGCCGGAGAAACTCGCCCGGTACGGGCTCAGCGGGGGGCCTGTACTCGGAAAGCTCGAGAGAGAGGGCCGGATCGAGTGGAAAGGAAGGATAATCCACCTCGAGGACGTTACGGGGCCGAGGAGGAGGGGAGTTAAGGTGGCCTACACCGGCGACACGCGGCCCACCGAGAGGGTCAGGCTCTTCTCCGAGGGGGCGGACCTCCTTATACACGACGCCACCTACCTAAGTCCCGAGCACAGGGGGGACAGCTACCACTCCACGGTCGGGGAAGCCTGCGAGGTGGCCAGAAGGTGCAGTGCCAAACTTCTGGCGCTTTTCCACAGGGCCTTCCGCTACTCCTACGAAGAATACCTTGAGGGGGCCCGTTTCCACTGCGGGGATGTGAACTTCCTCGTTCCAAGGGACTTCGACGTTTTGACCCACAGGGCCGGTAAGTTCGACGTGAGAAACCTGCTGGAGGATGGAGGATGA
- the hypD gene encoding hydrogenase formation protein HypD produces the protein MLEEFRDRELARRILDEIRREAEGFDEFHFMHVCGTHEDTVTRSGIRSLLPENVSIMSGPGCPVCITPVEDIVRMQEIVREAYADGENIILTTFGDMYKIPTPRGSFADLKSEGYDVRIVYSIFDAYNMAKANPDRTVVHFSPGFETTVAPAAGMLNAVVEEGLDNFRIYSVHRLTPPAVEVLIKGRKRFQGLITPGHVSTIIGVKGWEYITTEYGMPQVITGFEPVDVLLAILMLIRMVKNDEPEIINEYTRAVRYEGNVTAQRLIDKFFEVRDARWRALGVIPRSGLELRREWRELEIRTYYNPEVPELPDLEKGCLCGAVLRGLALPTDCPHFGKTCTPRHPVGPCMVSYEGTCSIFYKYGGLI, from the coding sequence ATGCTTGAGGAGTTCAGGGACAGGGAGCTGGCCCGGAGAATCCTCGATGAGATACGCAGGGAGGCGGAGGGATTCGATGAATTCCACTTCATGCACGTCTGCGGAACCCACGAGGACACCGTGACGAGATCGGGCATACGGTCCCTCCTTCCCGAAAACGTCAGTATAATGAGCGGCCCCGGGTGTCCGGTCTGCATAACGCCCGTGGAGGACATAGTGAGGATGCAGGAGATAGTAAGGGAAGCCTACGCGGATGGAGAGAATATTATCCTCACGACCTTTGGGGACATGTACAAGATCCCGACCCCGAGGGGGAGCTTCGCGGACCTGAAAAGCGAGGGCTACGACGTCAGGATCGTCTACTCGATCTTTGATGCTTACAACATGGCCAAAGCCAACCCCGATAGAACGGTCGTTCACTTCTCGCCGGGTTTCGAGACGACGGTGGCACCAGCGGCCGGAATGCTGAACGCGGTTGTGGAGGAGGGACTCGATAACTTCAGGATATACTCCGTCCACCGCCTCACCCCCCCGGCCGTTGAGGTTCTCATAAAGGGCAGGAAGAGGTTCCAGGGGTTGATAACCCCCGGTCACGTCTCCACGATAATCGGTGTGAAGGGGTGGGAGTACATAACGACCGAGTACGGCATGCCGCAGGTTATAACGGGCTTCGAGCCCGTTGATGTGTTGCTCGCCATACTCATGCTCATCAGGATGGTAAAAAACGATGAGCCGGAGATAATCAACGAGTACACGAGGGCCGTCAGGTACGAGGGTAACGTCACCGCTCAGAGGCTCATCGATAAGTTCTTCGAGGTCAGAGACGCCCGGTGGCGTGCGCTTGGCGTCATACCCCGGAGCGGTCTTGAACTCAGGAGGGAGTGGAGGGAGCTGGAGATACGGACGTACTACAACCCGGAGGTTCCAGAACTGCCCGATCTTGAGAAGGGATGCCTCTGCGGTGCTGTACTGCGCGGTCTGGCTCTGCCCACCGATTGCCCGCACTTCGGGAAGACCTGTACCCCAAGGCACCCAGTGGGTCCGTGCATGGTATCCTACGAGGGAACGTGCTCGATCTTCTACAAATACGGGGGCCTTATATGA
- a CDS encoding hydrogenase 3 maturation endopeptidase HyCI, translating to MELRELLGGTKRIVVCGIGNRIRGDDAFGVLVAEELGKLVKNPDVLVLNCGEVPESYTGKITAFEPDLVLFIDAVDFSGEPGEIVVADPGGTVGDAVSTHSLPLRVLVDYLRLKTSATFVLIGCQPKVTGLFQEPTDLVLERAKNLARTLARLLNEGP from the coding sequence GTGGAACTTCGGGAGTTGCTGGGTGGGACGAAAAGGATCGTGGTCTGCGGGATAGGGAATCGGATCAGGGGGGACGACGCCTTCGGCGTTCTGGTTGCGGAGGAACTCGGAAAACTCGTAAAAAATCCGGACGTTCTCGTGTTGAACTGCGGCGAGGTTCCCGAGAGCTACACCGGGAAGATAACCGCCTTCGAACCGGACCTCGTCCTTTTCATCGATGCGGTTGATTTCTCCGGGGAGCCGGGCGAGATCGTCGTGGCCGATCCCGGAGGAACGGTTGGGGATGCCGTCTCGACCCACAGCCTGCCGTTGAGGGTTCTCGTTGACTACCTCAGGCTGAAGACCAGCGCCACCTTTGTTCTCATCGGATGCCAGCCGAAGGTTACGGGTCTCTTTCAGGAGCCGACGGATCTGGTGCTCGAGAGGGCCAAAAACCTCGCGCGAACCCTCGCTCGGCTCCTCAACGAGGGGCCCTGA
- a CDS encoding TraB domain-containing protein — translation MSYLRYVRIVGTMHVSPKSREEVVKTILTERPHAVAVELDRARFLAMSESRRLSLEESLRFGRRGLVNYVLAKLEERLGEEFGMKPGEEMKAAVQAAQTLGVPLYLIDEDITVVLSKILAAPVREKLLMALETLSVFLPVKSGQFSDPMEEYRVMMMQFRRRYPYLYHVLVEERNEIMARNLMAIVENLKERGIRKPRVVAVVGLGHKPGIEHLLDHQTVE, via the coding sequence ATGAGCTACCTCAGGTACGTCAGGATCGTAGGCACGATGCACGTCTCACCGAAGAGCCGGGAGGAGGTTGTAAAAACGATACTGACCGAGAGGCCCCATGCCGTTGCCGTGGAGCTCGACAGGGCCCGGTTTCTGGCGATGAGCGAGAGCCGGCGGTTGAGCCTTGAGGAATCCCTGCGCTTCGGCAGAAGAGGGCTGGTCAATTACGTTCTGGCGAAGCTGGAGGAAAGGCTCGGTGAGGAGTTCGGCATGAAACCCGGCGAGGAGATGAAGGCGGCAGTGCAGGCCGCTCAAACCCTCGGCGTTCCGCTCTACCTCATAGACGAGGACATAACCGTTGTCCTCTCGAAGATCCTCGCGGCGCCCGTGAGGGAAAAGCTCCTCATGGCCCTGGAAACGTTGAGCGTTTTCCTGCCTGTAAAATCGGGCCAGTTCTCCGATCCGATGGAGGAATACAGGGTTATGATGATGCAGTTCAGGAGGCGATACCCCTACCTCTACCACGTCCTCGTTGAGGAGCGCAACGAGATCATGGCGAGGAACCTGATGGCCATCGTCGAGAACCTGAAGGAAAGGGGAATCAGAAAGCCCAGAGTCGTGGCAGTGGTAGGCCTCGGCCACAAGCCCGGGATAGAGCACCTCCTCGATCATCAGACCGTCGAGTAG
- a CDS encoding transcription elongation factor NusA, giving the protein MREKLERMLNVRILKIEELDDRIVVYVPKDQVRIAVGSGGAAVKAAELVIGRKIEVKGA; this is encoded by the coding sequence ATGAGGGAGAAACTCGAGAGGATGCTGAACGTCAGGATACTTAAAATCGAGGAGCTCGACGACAGGATAGTCGTTTACGTTCCAAAGGATCAGGTCCGGATAGCCGTTGGGAGCGGTGGTGCGGCCGTCAAAGCGGCGGAACTCGTGATCGGCAGGAAGATCGAAGTTAAGGGCGCCTGA
- a CDS encoding lipopolysaccharide assembly protein LapB codes for MEEILKAIEERDCRKVATLLYHKVDELGDEELKEVLERAEKLALECDDFELYKLVVYYFRELLGVDRLEKFEEIARERDSFEVKFELADLYYLTGELEKSLEIYRELLEEETEKGRKENIAKVYYAMALVHEELQEYEKALELMEKAEKIHRELGNEEEALKVAVHRAYVLFESGETYGAKAMLAGLLPKVLDRKDLLVEVHLSFEEIFEEYENYDVALQECLYALIHAKGTDYEDVAFGSLMDVLWQLFLEDNFETVYLNMGMFSEALPEMADFFEAVKGLALYKDGKIEAEEMEKLVEKVKEKRLLDLLEILGEAEL; via the coding sequence ATGGAGGAGATCCTGAAGGCCATTGAGGAGAGGGACTGCAGAAAGGTTGCGACCCTGCTCTACCATAAGGTGGACGAGCTGGGCGACGAAGAGCTGAAGGAAGTGCTCGAGAGGGCCGAAAAGCTCGCCCTTGAGTGTGACGATTTCGAACTCTACAAGCTCGTAGTTTACTACTTCCGCGAGCTCCTCGGTGTCGACAGGCTGGAAAAGTTCGAGGAGATCGCCAGGGAAAGGGACTCCTTCGAGGTGAAGTTCGAGCTGGCCGACCTCTACTACCTCACTGGAGAGCTGGAGAAGAGCCTTGAGATCTACCGCGAGCTTCTCGAGGAGGAAACCGAGAAGGGCAGGAAGGAGAACATAGCGAAAGTCTACTACGCCATGGCCCTCGTGCACGAGGAACTGCAGGAGTACGAGAAGGCCCTCGAATTGATGGAGAAGGCCGAGAAGATACACCGCGAGCTTGGAAACGAGGAGGAGGCACTGAAGGTGGCCGTCCACAGGGCCTACGTGCTCTTCGAATCCGGGGAAACCTACGGGGCAAAGGCCATGCTGGCCGGGCTCCTTCCAAAGGTCCTCGATAGGAAGGATCTCCTCGTGGAGGTGCACCTTAGCTTCGAGGAGATATTCGAGGAGTACGAGAACTACGATGTGGCCCTTCAGGAGTGTCTCTATGCACTCATCCACGCCAAGGGCACGGATTACGAGGACGTTGCCTTCGGTTCGTTAATGGACGTTCTCTGGCAGCTTTTCCTCGAGGACAACTTCGAGACCGTTTACCTCAACATGGGCATGTTCTCGGAAGCCCTGCCCGAAATGGCGGATTTCTTCGAGGCCGTGAAGGGACTCGCCCTCTACAAGGACGGGAAGATCGAGGCTGAAGAGATGGAGAAGCTGGTTGAGAAGGTCAAAGAAAAGCGCCTGCTGGACCTCCTCGAGATCCTCGGCGAGGCGGAGCTCTGA
- a CDS encoding HypC/HybG/HupF family hydrogenase formation chaperone yields MCLAVPAKVVEINGKVAVVDFGGVKREARLDLLPDVRVGDYVIVHTGFAIEKLERERALEALKAWEEVFQVIQDRTHTSGGK; encoded by the coding sequence ATGTGTCTGGCCGTTCCGGCGAAGGTGGTTGAAATAAACGGAAAGGTTGCCGTTGTGGACTTTGGCGGTGTGAAGAGGGAGGCCCGTTTGGATCTTCTTCCGGACGTCAGGGTGGGTGATTACGTCATAGTTCACACGGGCTTCGCGATAGAGAAGCTCGAAAGGGAGAGGGCGCTGGAGGCACTAAAGGCCTGGGAAGAGGTATTCCAAGTGATCCAGGACCGAACTCATACCTCCGGGGGGAAGTGA
- the hypA gene encoding hydrogenase nickel incorporation protein HypA codes for MHEWALADGIVRTALDYAKREGASRILAIKVVLGELQDVDAEIVEFAMKELLRGTIGEGAGIIFEEEEAVFRCRNCNHEWKLKDVRDGFDESIKEDIHFIPEVVHAFLTCPKCGSRDFEVVSGRGVYISGIKIEREG; via the coding sequence ATGCACGAATGGGCACTTGCCGATGGAATAGTTAGAACAGCTCTTGACTACGCCAAAAGGGAGGGAGCATCGCGGATACTCGCCATTAAGGTCGTTCTCGGTGAGCTTCAGGATGTGGACGCCGAAATAGTCGAGTTCGCCATGAAGGAACTCCTCAGGGGGACCATCGGAGAAGGTGCAGGGATTATCTTTGAGGAGGAAGAGGCCGTCTTCAGGTGCAGGAACTGTAACCACGAGTGGAAGCTAAAGGACGTGAGGGACGGATTCGACGAGAGCATAAAAGAGGACATACACTTCATCCCCGAGGTCGTCCACGCCTTTCTCACCTGTCCGAAGTGTGGCAGCAGGGACTTCGAGGTGGTCAGCGGAAGGGGAGTTTACATAAGCGGGATAAAGATCGAAAGGGAGGGATGA
- a CDS encoding ADP-specific glucokinase gives MSWDALYSSAFREVRGRIGRVGRVLLAYNTNIDAVKYLNSDDLEGRIRETGVEEVLRYSDELPGRITSLEHLFGGILWSVKRGKAAELFVESCSVRFYMKRWGWDELRMGGQAGIMANLLGGVYGVPVVVHAPQISKLQGELFKDGPIYVPKVEGGKLTFVHPREFAGDEENCIHYIYEFPRGFRVLGFEAPRENRFIGSADDYNPHLYIRPEFREHFEEIGEKVELGIISGLQALTRENYREAIEEVKRHLEILSERNVPVHLEFAFTPDETVRKALVDMLGSFHSVGLNEVELASVMDVMGERALSEKLLAEDPVDPIAVTEAMLKLAEKTGIRRIHFHTYGYYLALTDYGGEFVRDALLFASLAAAAKAKLGDVRSIEDVVKAMDVPVNPKARGVEEKLREEYGMEEGTALVNNHHLSFVPTKIVTRPKSTVGIGDTISSSAFVGEFALS, from the coding sequence ATGTCGTGGGATGCCCTCTATTCATCCGCCTTCAGGGAAGTTCGCGGGAGAATCGGAAGGGTGGGGAGGGTTCTCCTCGCCTACAACACCAACATAGACGCGGTTAAATACCTGAACTCCGACGATCTGGAAGGCCGAATAAGGGAAACCGGGGTGGAGGAGGTCCTCAGGTATTCGGACGAACTCCCCGGGAGGATAACCTCCCTCGAACACCTCTTTGGAGGGATCCTCTGGAGCGTTAAGCGTGGCAAGGCGGCCGAGCTCTTCGTGGAGAGCTGTAGCGTTCGCTTTTACATGAAGCGCTGGGGGTGGGACGAGCTTCGGATGGGCGGTCAGGCCGGCATAATGGCCAACCTCCTCGGCGGGGTTTACGGCGTTCCGGTTGTGGTCCACGCCCCGCAGATTTCGAAACTTCAGGGAGAACTTTTCAAGGACGGCCCGATTTACGTTCCAAAGGTTGAGGGAGGAAAACTGACCTTCGTCCATCCCCGGGAGTTCGCCGGTGATGAGGAGAACTGCATCCACTACATCTACGAGTTCCCGAGGGGTTTCAGGGTTCTTGGCTTTGAAGCACCGAGGGAAAACCGCTTCATAGGCTCGGCCGACGACTACAACCCGCACCTCTACATAAGGCCTGAGTTCAGGGAGCACTTCGAGGAGATAGGGGAAAAGGTCGAACTCGGGATCATCAGCGGGCTTCAGGCCCTCACGAGGGAGAACTACCGCGAGGCGATAGAGGAAGTGAAGCGACACCTTGAGATCCTGTCTGAAAGGAACGTCCCGGTCCACCTCGAGTTCGCCTTCACCCCGGACGAGACCGTTAGAAAGGCGCTCGTTGACATGCTGGGGTCTTTCCACAGCGTCGGCCTCAACGAGGTTGAACTGGCCTCGGTAATGGACGTGATGGGCGAAAGGGCCCTGTCGGAGAAGCTCCTTGCGGAGGACCCCGTCGATCCCATAGCGGTGACGGAGGCGATGTTAAAGCTGGCTGAGAAAACGGGCATCAGGAGGATACATTTCCACACCTACGGCTACTACCTCGCCCTAACAGATTACGGGGGTGAATTCGTCAGGGACGCCCTGCTTTTCGCTTCCCTGGCGGCAGCCGCTAAGGCGAAACTCGGCGACGTCCGTTCCATAGAGGACGTCGTTAAGGCCATGGACGTGCCCGTGAACCCGAAGGCCAGGGGCGTGGAGGAAAAACTCAGGGAAGAGTACGGTATGGAGGAGGGAACCGCCCTCGTTAACAACCACCATCTCTCCTTCGTTCCAACAAAAATAGTGACGAGGCCGAAGAGCACCGTTGGAATAGGCGACACTATCTCGAGTTCAGCCTTCGTCGGCGAGTTCGCACTCTCCTAA
- a CDS encoding glucose-6-phosphate isomerase: protein MTYKNPIGVDIDLETGIIPGSKKLVRRLSDLKGYFQDEEAYEKLLEENPIVYEVYAIEQEEREGDLNFATTVLYSGRVGREFFFTKGHYHSKADRAEIYYGIRGRGGMLLQTPEGKAEWIEMKPGTVVYVPPYWAHRTVNTGDEPFIFLAVYPADAGHDYGSIAEKGFSKLVIEEDGRVKLVDNPKWKE, encoded by the coding sequence ATGACCTACAAGAACCCGATAGGCGTGGATATAGACCTCGAAACGGGAATCATTCCGGGGAGCAAGAAACTCGTCAGAAGGCTCAGCGATCTTAAGGGCTACTTTCAGGATGAGGAAGCCTACGAGAAGCTCCTCGAGGAGAATCCTATCGTCTACGAGGTTTACGCGATCGAGCAGGAGGAGAGAGAGGGGGACCTGAACTTCGCGACCACGGTCCTTTACTCGGGCAGGGTCGGAAGGGAGTTCTTCTTCACCAAGGGTCACTACCACTCTAAGGCCGACAGGGCCGAGATCTATTACGGCATCAGGGGCAGAGGAGGGATGCTCCTCCAGACCCCCGAGGGAAAGGCGGAATGGATCGAGATGAAACCGGGAACGGTGGTTTACGTCCCGCCCTACTGGGCCCACAGGACCGTGAACACGGGCGACGAGCCCTTCATATTCCTCGCGGTGTACCCTGCCGACGCGGGACACGACTACGGCAGCATAGCCGAGAAGGGCTTTTCAAAGCTCGTCATCGAGGAAGATGGCAGGGTAAAGCTCGTGGACAACCCGAAGTGGAAGGAATGA
- a CDS encoding Mrp/NBP35 family ATP-binding protein: protein MIDPRVKGIEGRLEGVKRVIPVVSGKGGVGKSLVSTTLALVLAEKGHRTGLLDLDFHGASDHVILGFQPEDFPEEEYGVVPPTVHGVKFMSIVYYSEDRPTPMRGREISDALIELLAITRWDELDYLIIDMPPGLGDQFLDVIRFLEGGEFLVVATPSRLSMNVVEKLLTLLKEGNHRVIGVVENMKLDDEKDIEMLAKRFNVPYLTGIPLYRDLERVIGKPEELLGTDFAERIREVAGRL, encoded by the coding sequence ATGATCGATCCCCGCGTTAAGGGAATAGAGGGAAGGCTCGAGGGGGTGAAGCGCGTAATCCCCGTCGTCAGCGGAAAGGGTGGCGTCGGAAAGTCCCTCGTGTCCACAACACTGGCCCTCGTTCTGGCTGAGAAGGGCCACAGAACCGGACTCCTCGACCTCGACTTTCACGGGGCGAGCGATCACGTCATCCTCGGCTTCCAGCCGGAGGACTTTCCCGAGGAGGAGTACGGTGTGGTTCCCCCGACGGTCCACGGGGTAAAGTTCATGAGCATAGTTTACTACTCCGAGGACAGGCCCACGCCGATGAGAGGGAGGGAGATAAGCGACGCCCTCATAGAGCTCCTTGCCATAACCCGGTGGGACGAGCTGGACTACCTGATCATAGACATGCCACCCGGCCTCGGTGACCAGTTCCTCGATGTCATCCGCTTCCTCGAGGGGGGCGAGTTTCTGGTGGTGGCAACCCCCTCCAGGCTCTCGATGAACGTGGTTGAGAAACTCCTGACCCTTCTTAAGGAGGGGAACCACAGGGTAATCGGGGTGGTCGAGAACATGAAGCTCGACGATGAGAAGGACATAGAAATGCTCGCAAAGAGGTTCAACGTGCCCTACCTCACCGGGATCCCGCTCTACAGGGATCTGGAGAGGGTCATCGGGAAGCCGGAGGAGTTGCTCGGGACGGACTTCGCAGAGAGGATAAGGGAGGTTGCCGGAAGGCTTTAG